The segment CCCTGCTGATCGACTGGCTCGACACCTACCACGAGTACATCGGTGAGCAGCCGCCCGACCTCGAGGCCATGGTCGACGCCCGCCTGGAGTCCGGTGGCGTCACGCTCTGGGAGGACGGGGGAGTGCCGGTCGCCCTGGCGATCCGGTCGCGCCCGGAGGCCGGCATGGTCCGGATCCAGACCGTCTACACCCCGGCCGAACACCGTCGGCGCGGATACGGCGCCGGAGTCACCACAGCCGCCACGCAGGCCGCCCTGGATGCCGGGGCGACCGATGTCGTGCTCTTCACCGACCTGGCCAATCCGACCAGCAATGCCCTCTACCCCCGGCTGGGCTACCGGCCGATCGAAGACCGAGCGGTGGTGAAATTCCCGTCATGACCAGCGGAATCGTCCTGTCCCTCAACGTCGGGTCAGCCGAGCACAACCCGGCCAAACCGGTGGGCAAGACCGGTATCGGCAAGCAGCCGGTCGACTACGCGGTGGCCGTCCGCCCGCCCGGTCCGAAGACCACCGGCCTGCACAGCGGCCTGGTCGGCGACTTCATCGGGGACATCAAGCACCACGGCGGTGACGACCAGGCGGTGTACGCGTACGCCATCGAGGACTACGCCTGGTGGGCCACCGAGCTGGGCCGGGACGACCTGGTGCCGGGCCTGTTCGGGGAGAACCTGACCACCGAGGGCATCGACGCCAACGACGCCGTCATCGGCGAACGCTGGCACATCGGCGCCGACCTGGTCCTGCAGCCCACCTTCGGCCGCATCCCGTGCGCCACCTTCCAGCACCGGATGGGCGAGCGGCGCTGGATCAAGCGCTTCGCCGAGGCCAACCGCACCGGCGTCTACCTGCGCATCGTGACGCCGGGGGAGGTGCGCGCCGGCGATCGCATCGAGGTGACCGACCGCCCGGCGCACGGCCTCACCATCGGCGAGGCGTTCGGCATCTACATGCACGACTCGTCCCGCCTCGCCCGGCTCCTGGACGCTGAGGAACTGCCGGACGGCATGCGCGACGAGATCGAGAAGCGCCTGGCCCGCTCACCTCAGTAACCTGCGGGCGGTCCGCCACAGCCGGGTCCGGCGTAGCCACGGCACCGATTTGACGGGCTTGGCCGGCTTGGCCGCGGGCGGGGCGGTGACCCGGGTGTAGGTCGCGGTGGTCACCGGCCCGACCGTCTTGGGCTCCAGCTGCTCCGACGCCACCGCCAGATAGGTGAACTGCCGCAGCACGCCCTGGTCGGCGCGACCCTTGCGGACCGCGCTGGTCAGGGCTTTCTCGACCGCATCCCGGCGGATCAACCGGGCGATCGGCCCCTGCGCGGTGTCCACCAGGTCGGCGATCACCCGCACGCCGTCGCCCTCCCAGATCCGGGTAGCGGTCGACCTACCCGTGGTCACGCTGACGAACGGCACCTCGG is part of the Actinoplanes sp. NBC_00393 genome and harbors:
- a CDS encoding MOSC domain-containing protein produces the protein MTSGIVLSLNVGSAEHNPAKPVGKTGIGKQPVDYAVAVRPPGPKTTGLHSGLVGDFIGDIKHHGGDDQAVYAYAIEDYAWWATELGRDDLVPGLFGENLTTEGIDANDAVIGERWHIGADLVLQPTFGRIPCATFQHRMGERRWIKRFAEANRTGVYLRIVTPGEVRAGDRIEVTDRPAHGLTIGEAFGIYMHDSSRLARLLDAEELPDGMRDEIEKRLARSPQ